GTATAAAGATTGCTCTCAGTATAAGCCAGATTACTATGTCAATTATCTGCCAGATAACCCTTGGATTCACCAGCCATTTGAACATTATGAGCGAATCACCCCAGCGGAGTTGGCGGCTAGCTTAACGTCATCAACTGCAAACCCTGAAATTTCAAGCCCTAAAGCATAGATAGCTGAGGCACATTTAGCACTATGATCTTGATGGTTCAGTGCTAGCTTTGCATGATGGATATAACATGAGTCAAGCTGGCAAACTAGGTGAAATGACGGGTTTGAAGTGACCAGTAAGGGAGCTTTTGAAGTGACCAGTAAGGGAGCTTTATGACAGACGGTTTGCAATCTAACCAAGCAGCAGCAACGCCTCAGGGCCAGCTACCAGTCTGTCCGGCTGGACGATCGCTACGGCAGGTGCAGTTTGAGGTTGTTACTGTTGATAGCCGAGGTCGGGAAACTGGCCGCACCCATAGTTATGCCTATGGATTTTCAGATTTCTTGACTGAGAGTGTCAGTTTAGACATGGTGGCTATCCCTAGGGGTGAGTTTCTAATGGGGTTTTCAGACAACCTGGGTGATAGTGATCATCACCCTAGCCGCTTAGTTACGGTTGCTCCTTTTTTTCTAGGACAATACCCAATTACCCAAGCACAGTGGCGTGTTGTTGCTGCTATGCCTAAAGTGCAACACGATTTGGAAGCATCTCCCTCTGCGTTTCAGGGCGACATGTTACCTGTAGAAAATGTCTCATGGCTAGAAGCTGCTGAATTTTGTGCCCGTCTGGCTCAGTACACAGGTTGTGCCTATCGGTTACCAACGGAAGCTGAGTGGGAATATGCCTGTCGAGCAGGAACCAGCACTCCTTTTCACTTCGGTGAAACGATCGCTCCTAACTTGGCAAATTATGATGGCAACTTTATCTATGGCTATGGCCCACGGGGCAAATATCGCAAGCAAACAACACCAGTTGGTTGTTTTGGTGTGGCCAACGCTTTTGGCCTATATGACATGCACGGCAACGTCTGGGAATGGTGTGCCAACCCCAAGCAGACAGTGACCTCCTCAAAAGATCCCCATGATTGGCGCTTAGGAGTTAACCAAGATGACTATCTCCAGCGTTTGCGGGGTGGCTCTTGGGATGATTTACCCTGGTTTTGCCGATCAGCAAACCTCTGTCGGCTATCACCTGAAAACAAGCTCAACCTAATCGGGTTTCGAGTTGCTTGTTCAACCTACGAAGCATAGTTGGGCTAGCCTGTTTAAATCTTGCTGCCTAACCCCTGTGAGTTTCACTGTGAGTCAACAACAAGTGCTGCACAATTTCACAAAAACCAGCTACCTCTGGGTAGTTTGTCACATAGCGAGGTAGATGGCACATAATCTGACTGTGCTCAGAGCCACAATAGGGCAACACATTAGCTACCCCGATTGACAGAGGAAACATCTCAGGGTTGAACATCGGTTCGTCGTTTGGACTATCGCCGATTGTCAGCACCTGCTGCGGTGTTAACTGAGGGAACTGACGAGCTAGCAATTGTTGCAACCCTATGGCCTTATCTTGACCGAGGGGCTTGATATGCCCTTGGATATTGCTGTAGGTAAACCCCCAACCCCGCTGTTGGCAGCAGGAGGCGATCGCACTCAACTCTGACTCAGTTAGCCCTGCTACGTCAAACGACCAATCAGTTAAGCGAAAGGCATTGTCTGAAGATGACTGTAACTTGGGAAACGTAGTTGCGAGTTCTTGAAAGAACTGGGCAAGTTGTTGTCGATGGACATCTATATCACTGATGGCAGACAACAGGAGAGTGTCTCCATCACCAGTGAGGTATAGTCCACCATTTTCAGCGATCGCCCCCATCACAGGCAGATAATGTACTAGGGCACTAGCCCATCCTGCTGATCGCCCCGTTGTTAGCACTACAGTGATACCAGCAGTTGCTAGCGCTTGCAGAGCTGTGAGTAATTGAGGTGTAAACCGTTGGTGACTAGTTAGCGTTCCATCAACATCTGTTGCCACCAACTGGACTAGCTGCAAATTGCTGTCGGCTAATTGCTGCAATGACGCTACCATGCCTAATCCTTACCAGTTAAGCCTTCTTAGCAAGCTGGGCGACATCCTCTTGCTCACGAGCGGCCTCTTGAATGAATGACTCCACTAACGCCACATCATCCTTGCTGCCGATGATCAACGGTGTGCGCATATGCAGCTTGTCGGGAATCAAATCTAAAATCTCTTGGTAACCATTGCTCGCCCGTCCTCCTGCCTGTTCAATCAAATAGGCCAAGGGTGCACACTCGTAAAGTAACCGCAGCTTACCTTCCGGCTTTTTCAGCGTACCAGGATAGAGGAAAACACCACCTTGAAACAGAATCCGGTGCAAATCGCTAACCATAGCACCACCATAGCGGGCAGTATAGCCCTCATGCCGATGGACGTAGCGAATGTAGTTACGAATGGGATCAGCCCATTGCCAGAAGTTTCCCTCGTTGACGCTGTAAATGGGACCATGCTCAGGAATACGAATGTTTTCGCTAAAGAGAATGAATTCACCTAGACTCGGATCCAAAATGAACGCATGAACTCCAGTCCCGATTGAATACACAAACATCGTGCTAGGGCCATAGAGAATATATCCAGCCGCAATCTGCTTCCGCCCACTCTGTAATAAATCGGTGGCTTGATGATTTTCGTCAGCACCCTCCTGTTGGCGAATAGCAAAGATAGAGCCAACATTGATGTTAATGTCCACGTTAGAGGAGCCGTCGATCGGGTCGTAAAGCAATGTGTAGCGTCCAATTGGGCAGTTTTCTGGAATGTAGTATGGTGTTTCCATCTCCTCTGATGCTAGACGGCAAACCAAACCACTTTGCTTAAAAACAGCAATAAACACTTCGTTGGCATACACATCCATCTTTTTGACGGTTTCGCCCTGAATATTAATGCCGCCTGTAAACCCAAGGGCACCTTCTAGCAGGCCTGCCAAGCTAAGCCTACGGGCAATGATCTTGCCTGCGAGGGCTAACCGATTCATAATTGCACTCAGATCTTGTGCCTCTGGAGAAAAGCTCTGCAACTGCTTCAAAACATGGCGGGAGAGGGTCATGCAGTCGCGGTCAAGAGCATAGCCATTGTCAAGCGTTTGCGCTGAATCAGTCATTGAGTTAAGCTCCCCTGCATCAAGTCCATCTAGTTACGTCCCATCATAGGTGGGGTTTTTTCAGGAGATGGCCAGATTTCAGGTTTTTTGTAGGAATCCAATGCGATCGAATGGATAAAACCGGAACCATGCCCGCCCTACGATATTGTCTATGGGCAAAAATCCCCACACATGGGAATCATTGCTGTTATTACGGTTATCTCCCATGACAAAGACAGTGCCTGACGGTACCTGAATGTCGGGTAATTGATAAGTAGGTGCGGCTGCTATGTAAGGTTCCTCTAGAGGTTGGCCATTGACCCAAACCCGACCTGACCTCACTGCTATTCGCTGTCCTGGTAAACCAATAACTCGTTTAATAAATACCTGTTGTTTGCGATAACCAAACTGTAACAACTGTTCCGGCGGCTCAAAAACAACAATGTCTCCCCGCTGAGGAAGATGAAACCGATAGGAAACCTTTTCCACTACCAGCCGATCGCCCACCTTCAGTGTCGGCTCCATAGAATTGGAAGGTATGAACCGAGGCTCGGCCACAAACAACCGCAGGAGCAAGGCTACAAACAGGGCTACCAGAACGAGCTGTGCGTTCTCTCTTAGAACAGACTTAGGAGGCTTAGCCTGACTTGGCTGATTAGATAGTGATTCAGGAGTCATAGACTAAGCATAGACTAAGCTCTGAGGCTAGGCAATAACTAGCCCACTCTCCACAGTCATGATGGGCGAACGCCATTCATACCTGCTAAAAGTGGGCATACAA
This DNA window, taken from Cyanobacteriota bacterium, encodes the following:
- a CDS encoding Cof-type HAD-IIB family hydrolase, which encodes MVASLQQLADSNLQLVQLVATDVDGTLTSHQRFTPQLLTALQALATAGITVVLTTGRSAGWASALVHYLPVMGAIAENGGLYLTGDGDTLLLSAISDIDVHRQQLAQFFQELATTFPKLQSSSDNAFRLTDWSFDVAGLTESELSAIASCCQQRGWGFTYSNIQGHIKPLGQDKAIGLQQLLARQFPQLTPQQVLTIGDSPNDEPMFNPEMFPLSIGVANVLPYCGSEHSQIMCHLPRYVTNYPEVAGFCEIVQHLLLTHSETHRG
- a CDS encoding formylglycine-generating enzyme family protein codes for the protein MTDGLQSNQAAATPQGQLPVCPAGRSLRQVQFEVVTVDSRGRETGRTHSYAYGFSDFLTESVSLDMVAIPRGEFLMGFSDNLGDSDHHPSRLVTVAPFFLGQYPITQAQWRVVAAMPKVQHDLEASPSAFQGDMLPVENVSWLEAAEFCARLAQYTGCAYRLPTEAEWEYACRAGTSTPFHFGETIAPNLANYDGNFIYGYGPRGKYRKQTTPVGCFGVANAFGLYDMHGNVWEWCANPKQTVTSSKDPHDWRLGVNQDDYLQRLRGGSWDDLPWFCRSANLCRLSPENKLNLIGFRVACSTYEA
- the lepB gene encoding signal peptidase I, yielding MTPESLSNQPSQAKPPKSVLRENAQLVLVALFVALLLRLFVAEPRFIPSNSMEPTLKVGDRLVVEKVSYRFHLPQRGDIVVFEPPEQLLQFGYRKQQVFIKRVIGLPGQRIAVRSGRVWVNGQPLEEPYIAAAPTYQLPDIQVPSGTVFVMGDNRNNSNDSHVWGFLPIDNIVGRAWFRFYPFDRIGFLQKT
- the fbp gene encoding class 1 fructose-bisphosphatase — translated: MTDSAQTLDNGYALDRDCMTLSRHVLKQLQSFSPEAQDLSAIMNRLALAGKIIARRLSLAGLLEGALGFTGGINIQGETVKKMDVYANEVFIAVFKQSGLVCRLASEEMETPYYIPENCPIGRYTLLYDPIDGSSNVDININVGSIFAIRQQEGADENHQATDLLQSGRKQIAAGYILYGPSTMFVYSIGTGVHAFILDPSLGEFILFSENIRIPEHGPIYSVNEGNFWQWADPIRNYIRYVHRHEGYTARYGGAMVSDLHRILFQGGVFLYPGTLKKPEGKLRLLYECAPLAYLIEQAGGRASNGYQEILDLIPDKLHMRTPLIIGSKDDVALVESFIQEAAREQEDVAQLAKKA